The following proteins are co-located in the Sphingobacteriaceae bacterium genome:
- a CDS encoding agmatine deiminase family protein, with the protein MKYFLKLLFLFIGIMQLRAQDLPKGFAPGEELLMDNYLNQKYQQKSAALINTPPQYSNLRNAAEWEEIQTLMITWTSYTPIHRQIILAAQNETKITIVCSDSNAVKSNLNSNSVPLTNLRFVVAPFNSVWIRDYFGNSVYGKYVDSLILVDWIYNRPRPLDDVIPTVIGSNLNIPVYETTQSPNWNLIHTGGNYMSDGLGTAFSSTLTDQENPTKTVAMIDTIMKKFMGINRYIRMPTLPYDGIHHIDMHMKLLDEETLLVGEYPTGVADGPQIEANLAWILANYNSVFGTPYKVIRIPMPKDKNNKWPNQSGGWYCTFTNGVFVNKSYIFPTFYQQYDTTAFRILKASLPGYKITGIDCDEPSSPIISASGAIHCITHAVHVNDPLLITHQRLSDKCQNESSYAVSAKVFHKTGLNNVTLYWTNDTLMGFTPLNMTLVNPNTGEYAANIPQQNVGQTIYYYISANAVSGKTITRPITAPLGRWTFKVQSCITGIQKFNKDEMKPVYPNPAGSITCIPLHVNGLKKVNVTLLNALGQEVAELYSGMCEGDKNVFLHAENYSKGVYFIRFQSNESVYTQKLIIK; encoded by the coding sequence ATGAAATATTTTTTAAAACTATTATTCCTGTTTATTGGGATAATGCAGCTAAGGGCACAGGATTTACCTAAGGGATTTGCGCCCGGCGAAGAACTTTTAATGGATAATTACCTCAATCAAAAATATCAGCAAAAAAGCGCTGCCCTTATTAATACACCTCCCCAATATAGTAATTTAAGAAATGCCGCAGAGTGGGAGGAAATTCAAACATTAATGATTACCTGGACATCGTATACCCCAATTCACCGGCAAATAATTTTGGCAGCACAAAATGAAACTAAAATTACCATAGTTTGTTCCGATTCTAATGCAGTAAAGAGTAATTTAAATTCAAATTCGGTTCCGCTTACCAATTTAAGATTTGTTGTTGCCCCTTTTAATTCTGTTTGGATAAGGGATTATTTTGGAAACTCTGTTTATGGTAAATATGTTGATTCATTGATATTAGTAGATTGGATTTATAACAGGCCTCGTCCATTGGATGATGTAATACCTACTGTTATTGGAAGCAATTTAAACATTCCCGTTTATGAAACCACGCAAAGTCCGAATTGGAATTTGATTCATACCGGAGGAAATTACATGAGTGATGGATTGGGTACCGCCTTTTCATCCACTTTAACTGATCAGGAAAATCCAACTAAAACGGTTGCTATGATTGATACCATTATGAAAAAATTCATGGGTATTAACCGATACATACGTATGCCCACCTTACCATACGATGGAATTCATCACATTGACATGCACATGAAATTACTGGATGAGGAAACTTTATTGGTGGGTGAATATCCTACCGGTGTTGCTGATGGTCCTCAAATCGAAGCCAATTTAGCTTGGATTTTAGCTAACTACAATTCAGTTTTTGGCACACCTTATAAAGTTATTCGAATACCAATGCCTAAAGATAAAAACAACAAATGGCCAAATCAATCCGGGGGTTGGTATTGTACTTTTACTAATGGCGTTTTTGTGAACAAGAGTTATATTTTCCCTACTTTTTATCAGCAATACGATACCACTGCCTTTCGAATATTAAAGGCTAGTTTACCGGGATATAAAATTACCGGGATAGATTGTGATGAACCTTCATCTCCCATAATATCTGCCAGTGGAGCCATTCATTGTATTACACATGCTGTACATGTAAATGACCCTTTATTGATAACACATCAGCGACTTTCCGACAAATGTCAGAATGAAAGCAGTTATGCCGTGAGCGCCAAAGTGTTTCATAAAACAGGTTTAAATAATGTAACGTTGTATTGGACTAATGATACTTTAATGGGTTTTACACCACTCAACATGACATTAGTGAATCCCAATACCGGTGAGTACGCCGCCAATATTCCGCAGCAAAATGTAGGTCAAACTATTTATTATTATATCAGTGCCAATGCAGTGAGTGGCAAAACTATTACCAGACCTATTACGGCTCCATTGGGAAGGTGGACTTTTAAAGTTCAGAGTTGTATTACCGGAATTCAAAAATTTAATAAAGATGAAATGAAACCGGTGTATCCAAATCCCGCCGGCTCCATTACATGTATACCATTACATGTAAATGGATTGAAAAAGGTGAATGTAACTCTGTTGAATGCCTTAGGGCAAGAAGTTGCTGAACTGTATTCGGGTATGTGTGAAGGTGATAAAAATGTGTTTTTACATGCTGAAAATTATTCCAAAGGCGTATATTTTATTCGTTTCCAGAGCAATGAAAGTGTGTATACACAAAAACTAATCATTAAATGA
- a CDS encoding ATP-dependent Clp protease adaptor ClpS translates to MKSPEIIEEEVIEIILKEEAVKALVLYNDDVNTFDWVIQCLVKVCGHNSLQAEQCAFIVHNNGKCVVKNGTFNKLKPLCESLLEKGLNAKIEK, encoded by the coding sequence ATGAAGTCGCCGGAAATTATAGAAGAGGAAGTTATTGAAATTATTCTCAAAGAAGAAGCTGTTAAAGCTTTAGTTCTTTATAATGATGATGTAAATACGTTTGACTGGGTAATTCAATGTCTGGTAAAAGTATGTGGCCATAATAGTTTACAAGCCGAACAATGTGCATTTATTGTTCACAACAATGGAAAATGCGTTGTGAAAAACGGAACTTTTAATAAGTTAAAACCCTTATGCGAAAGTTTATTAGAAAAAGGCTTAAACGCAAAAATCGAAAAATGA
- a CDS encoding phosphatase PAP2 family protein has protein sequence MKTLSKNNILLLIAYVFFLSIAAFYLMSYGKVQIHLYLNQLVGNPVVDYFFYFITYLGDGAFTLLLLPIIFFYNIRLGICAGLSFGIAALSTNLMKYGFYDEVVRPWYVFQWIVHEKINYVDTSSMHLHNSFPSGHATQAFAIFFVLALYAKNLSVKYFFLAIALLTAFSRVYLSQHWLVDITIGSLVGSVSAIILFSLMIQKNKMERLNVPLLKLKNS, from the coding sequence TTGAAAACCCTCTCAAAAAATAATATCCTGCTTTTAATAGCCTACGTGTTTTTCTTAAGCATTGCAGCTTTTTATTTAATGAGCTATGGAAAAGTTCAAATTCATTTATATTTGAATCAATTGGTTGGAAATCCCGTTGTGGATTATTTTTTTTATTTTATTACGTACCTGGGTGATGGTGCTTTTACTTTGTTATTACTGCCCATCATTTTTTTTTATAATATTCGATTGGGTATTTGTGCCGGACTATCATTTGGTATCGCCGCGCTATCTACAAATTTAATGAAATACGGTTTTTATGATGAAGTGGTACGCCCCTGGTATGTTTTTCAATGGATAGTACACGAAAAAATAAATTATGTAGATACTAGCAGTATGCATTTACATAATAGTTTTCCGAGCGGTCATGCAACTCAGGCCTTTGCCATTTTTTTTGTTTTAGCATTATATGCAAAAAATTTATCAGTAAAGTATTTTTTTCTGGCCATTGCTTTACTTACAGCCTTTAGCCGAGTTTATTTGTCTCAGCATTGGTTAGTAGATATTACCATTGGTAGTTTAGTAGGCAGTGTAAGTGCAATTATTTTATTTTCTTTAATGATTCAAAAAAATAAAATGGAACGTTTAAATGTGCCATTGCTTAAACTTAAAAACAGCTGA
- a CDS encoding glycosyltransferase family 39 protein — MIVILGAGIFMPFLGNCPLFDWDEINFAECAREMLVSGNYERVQLNFQPFWEKPPVFIWMQAFFMNIFGVNEFAARFPNALCSIITLLFLFHAGKKFHSTQFAWLWVLLYISLILPHLYFRSGIIDPWFNLFIFYAIYQLMKILNSIGGKSEISAALLAGISLGLAVLTKGPAAILIVGLVILFVVVQTKNFQIVKRKSFLSFVMATGVVSLSWFMVEWLRGNGDVISEFINYQKRLFNTGDAGHDGPFYYHVLVLLLGCFPASVIFIFLFRNKENLTPFQLLFRKTMLVLFWVVLILFSIVKTKIVHYSSLCYFPLTFITTIGIMQYSGRLQNNKSFRFLFWLVAILFTMALLAISSIRFWKENLIQSGLIKDAFAQANLNADVSWSGFEFLLVPLFVIASFIMFKGLRMNNLKKVLAAMMLLIVFITMATAILIPRVEMYSQHAAIAFYKACAKHSCYVETHGFKSYAYLFYSDRKPDDFSNPQQKQFIEKFINEREGEGKVRYAYYSNAYCHWMKYEKIDRPAYLVCKTKQEDEMNEIGSFNKLYDQNGYSFYVRMP; from the coding sequence TTGATTGTCATCCTGGGCGCTGGTATTTTTATGCCCTTTCTTGGAAATTGTCCTTTATTTGATTGGGATGAAATTAATTTTGCAGAATGCGCAAGAGAAATGCTGGTGAGCGGCAATTATGAACGAGTGCAATTAAATTTTCAGCCCTTTTGGGAAAAGCCACCTGTTTTTATATGGATGCAGGCTTTTTTTATGAATATTTTTGGGGTGAATGAATTTGCTGCTCGTTTTCCAAATGCCTTGTGCAGTATTATTACGCTTTTATTCTTATTCCATGCCGGCAAAAAATTTCATTCTACGCAATTCGCTTGGTTATGGGTATTATTATACATCTCTCTTATTTTACCGCATTTATATTTTCGCTCCGGAATTATAGATCCTTGGTTTAATCTGTTTATTTTTTATGCCATTTATCAGCTTATGAAAATATTAAATTCTATTGGTGGAAAGTCAGAAATAAGTGCCGCGCTTTTAGCCGGAATTTCCTTAGGTCTTGCTGTTCTTACAAAAGGTCCGGCTGCTATACTTATAGTGGGATTAGTAATCCTTTTTGTGGTGGTACAAACTAAAAATTTTCAAATTGTAAAACGAAAATCATTTCTATCATTTGTTATGGCCACCGGTGTTGTTTCACTCAGTTGGTTTATGGTGGAGTGGCTCCGAGGAAATGGTGATGTGATTTCTGAATTTATAAATTATCAGAAAAGACTTTTTAATACCGGTGATGCCGGACATGATGGTCCGTTTTATTATCATGTTTTAGTTTTGTTATTAGGTTGTTTTCCGGCTTCCGTTATTTTTATATTTCTTTTTCGTAACAAAGAAAATTTAACGCCTTTTCAATTATTATTTCGAAAAACTATGCTTGTTTTGTTTTGGGTTGTTTTAATATTGTTTTCCATAGTAAAAACCAAAATAGTTCATTATTCTTCACTTTGCTATTTCCCATTAACTTTTATTACTACCATTGGTATAATGCAATATTCAGGCAGGTTGCAAAATAATAAATCTTTCAGGTTTTTATTTTGGTTGGTTGCTATACTTTTCACCATGGCTTTATTGGCCATATCTTCAATTCGTTTTTGGAAAGAAAATTTAATCCAGTCCGGTTTAATTAAAGATGCCTTTGCGCAGGCCAATTTAAATGCGGATGTGAGTTGGTCGGGATTTGAGTTTTTATTGGTCCCTCTTTTTGTGATTGCTTCTTTTATCATGTTTAAAGGATTACGGATGAACAACCTTAAAAAAGTTTTAGCGGCCATGATGCTTTTAATTGTATTTATTACAATGGCCACAGCTATTTTAATTCCTCGAGTTGAAATGTATTCGCAGCATGCGGCTATTGCATTTTATAAAGCTTGTGCAAAGCATAGTTGTTATGTAGAAACACATGGATTTAAAAGTTACGCTTATCTTTTTTATTCCGATCGTAAACCGGATGATTTCTCCAATCCTCAACAAAAACAATTCATTGAAAAATTTATTAATGAAAGAGAAGGAGAAGGTAAGGTGAGGTACGCTTATTATTCCAATGCCTATTGCCATTGGATGAAGTATGAAAAAATTGATAGGCCGGCCTATTTAGTTTGCAAAACCAAACAAGAAGATGAAATGAATGAAATAGGCTCATTTAATAAGTTGTACGATCAAAACGGATATAGTTTTTACGTTCGAATGCCTTAA
- the lon gene encoding endopeptidase La, which produces MMFKDLEDIRLQGGNEDDMDFIPLLSSEDEDAMRKEKIPEILPILPLRNTVLFPGVVIPITVGRDKSIQLIKDYNKGDKTIGVVTQKSDTIEDPQAEDLYEVGTVAFIIKMLRMPDGNTTIIIQGKRRFKVEEYVQSEPYHKAKVVEFNEERPETTDKEFQAIVSNLKETSAQIIKLSPNIPSDAGFAINNIDSPAFLVNFISSNMNAKTEDKQKMLEVPNLKERSLLVLEYLNKEFQIVDLKNQIQTKTKIDLDKQQREYYLNQQLKTIQEELGGNNFEQEINEYQEKAKKKKWSSTVKEAFEKQLSKLQRMNPHAAEYGIQTNYVELLLELPWNDYSKDNFDLKHAQEVLDEDHFGLEKVKERIIEHLAVLKLKGDFKSPIICLYGPPGVGKTSLGKSIARAMGRKYVRMSLGGLKDESEIRGHRKTYIGAMPGRVLQNLKKVQSSNPVFILDEVDKIGNDYHGDPSSALLEVLDPEQNNSFYDNFLELDYDLSKVMFIATCNDLSTIQPALRDRMEMIEVNGYTIEEKIEIAKRHLIPKQIEANGLKKSQLKLNDKIISYIIESYTSESGVRNLEKRISKIARHVAVNVVKENELEKITEELVIKILGPSHTKDKYEGNEHAGVVTGLAWTSVGGDILFIETSLSKSKSPKLTLTGNLGDVMKESATLALEYLKAHPELIGAKQEIFDEYSIHIHVPEGATPKDGPSAGIAMLTSIASAFTKRKVKKALAMTGEITLRGKVLPVGGIKEKILAAKRAGIKEIVLCKENRKDVEYVKQDYLQGLSFKYVSEMNEVLDYVLLNEKAKL; this is translated from the coding sequence ATGATGTTTAAAGATTTAGAGGATATACGTTTGCAAGGTGGAAATGAGGATGATATGGATTTTATCCCGCTGCTAAGCAGTGAGGATGAGGATGCCATGCGAAAGGAAAAGATACCGGAGATACTGCCAATATTGCCACTTCGTAATACGGTTTTGTTTCCGGGAGTAGTAATTCCGATTACTGTGGGGAGAGATAAATCAATACAATTGATAAAAGATTATAATAAAGGCGATAAAACTATTGGCGTTGTTACGCAGAAAAGTGATACCATTGAAGATCCACAAGCTGAAGATTTATACGAAGTTGGAACAGTAGCTTTTATTATCAAAATGCTTCGCATGCCCGATGGAAATACAACTATTATTATTCAAGGTAAGAGAAGATTTAAGGTGGAAGAATATGTGCAGAGCGAGCCTTATCACAAGGCAAAAGTGGTTGAGTTTAATGAAGAGCGACCGGAAACAACAGATAAAGAATTTCAAGCTATCGTTTCTAATTTAAAGGAAACATCAGCGCAAATCATAAAGTTATCTCCTAATATACCTAGTGACGCAGGATTTGCCATCAATAATATAGATAGCCCGGCTTTTCTCGTAAACTTCATTTCCTCCAATATGAATGCAAAAACGGAGGATAAACAAAAGATGCTCGAAGTTCCGAATTTAAAGGAACGCAGTTTATTGGTGTTAGAGTATTTAAATAAAGAGTTTCAGATTGTAGATCTTAAAAATCAAATTCAAACCAAAACAAAAATTGATTTGGATAAACAACAGCGGGAGTATTACCTCAATCAACAATTAAAAACCATTCAGGAAGAATTGGGTGGGAATAATTTTGAACAGGAGATAAATGAATACCAGGAAAAAGCTAAAAAGAAGAAGTGGAGTAGCACGGTAAAAGAAGCCTTTGAGAAACAACTTTCCAAATTACAACGAATGAATCCGCATGCGGCAGAATATGGTATTCAAACCAATTATGTGGAACTTTTGCTTGAATTACCCTGGAATGATTACAGCAAAGATAATTTTGATTTAAAGCATGCGCAGGAAGTGCTTGATGAGGATCATTTCGGATTGGAAAAAGTAAAGGAAAGAATCATCGAACATTTGGCTGTACTCAAATTAAAAGGTGATTTTAAGTCTCCCATCATTTGTTTATATGGCCCTCCGGGTGTGGGTAAAACTTCGCTTGGGAAAAGTATTGCTCGGGCAATGGGACGAAAATATGTTCGAATGAGTTTGGGTGGTTTAAAAGACGAGAGTGAAATACGTGGACATCGGAAAACATATATAGGCGCAATGCCCGGCCGCGTATTACAAAATTTAAAAAAGGTTCAATCTTCTAATCCGGTTTTTATTTTAGATGAGGTTGATAAAATTGGAAATGATTATCATGGAGATCCTTCTTCGGCTTTGCTCGAAGTTTTAGATCCGGAACAAAATAATTCCTTTTATGATAATTTTTTGGAATTGGATTATGATTTGAGCAAGGTCATGTTTATTGCTACTTGCAATGATTTGTCAACTATACAACCTGCTTTGCGTGACCGTATGGAAATGATTGAAGTGAACGGGTATACCATTGAAGAAAAAATAGAAATTGCTAAACGACATCTAATCCCCAAACAGATTGAGGCTAATGGCTTGAAAAAAAGTCAGCTTAAATTAAATGATAAAATTATTTCTTATATCATTGAATCTTATACTTCCGAAAGCGGAGTTCGAAATTTGGAAAAAAGAATTTCTAAAATTGCCCGGCATGTTGCCGTAAACGTAGTAAAGGAAAACGAGCTGGAGAAAATTACAGAAGAGTTAGTTATAAAAATACTAGGTCCTTCACACACCAAAGATAAATACGAAGGGAATGAACATGCCGGAGTTGTTACCGGATTAGCATGGACCAGTGTTGGAGGAGATATCTTGTTTATTGAAACGAGTTTGAGTAAATCAAAATCTCCTAAATTAACGCTAACCGGTAATTTGGGTGATGTGATGAAGGAAAGTGCTACACTGGCTTTGGAATATTTAAAAGCGCATCCCGAATTGATTGGAGCCAAACAAGAAATATTTGATGAATACAGTATCCACATTCACGTACCGGAAGGTGCTACACCTAAAGATGGTCCAAGTGCGGGTATAGCCATGTTAACTTCTATTGCCAGCGCTTTTACAAAACGAAAAGTGAAAAAGGCTTTAGCCATGACCGGTGAAATTACCTTACGCGGAAAAGTATTACCTGTTGGTGGAATAAAAGAAAAAATATTAGCTGCTAAACGGGCAGGGATAAAGGAAATTGTTTTGTGTAAAGAGAACAGAAAAGATGTGGAATATGTAAAGCAAGATTATTTACAAGGCTTGTCCTTTAAATATGTGTCGGAAATGAATGAAGTGTTGGACTATGTTCTTTTAAATGAAAAGGCAAAACTTTAA
- the mazG gene encoding nucleoside triphosphate pyrophosphohydrolase, with the protein MDAKAQSFLRLLQIIDELREKCPWDKKQTIESIRHLTIEETYELSDAILSGKADDIKKELGDILLHIVFYARIASETKKFDIVEVINTLCDKLIYRHPHIYGDVKAENEEQVKQNWEQLKQKEKNGNTSVLSGVPNSMPALLKSYRIQEKARAVGFDWEEPTQVYEKVKEELNEFEEERKKGNTVNAEKEFGDVLFSLINYARFIGINPEDALEQTNKKFIHRFNYMEEKVKASGKQISDCKLEELDLYWNEAKEK; encoded by the coding sequence ATGGATGCTAAAGCACAATCGTTTTTACGTTTACTTCAAATCATTGATGAGTTGCGTGAAAAATGTCCTTGGGATAAAAAACAAACCATTGAAAGTATCCGGCATTTAACGATAGAAGAAACTTATGAGTTAAGTGATGCAATATTAAGTGGTAAAGCAGATGATATAAAAAAAGAGTTAGGTGATATTTTATTGCACATTGTTTTTTACGCTCGAATTGCCAGTGAAACAAAAAAATTTGATATTGTTGAGGTAATTAACACCTTATGTGATAAATTAATATATAGGCATCCGCATATTTATGGTGATGTAAAAGCTGAGAATGAAGAACAGGTGAAACAAAACTGGGAGCAACTTAAGCAAAAAGAAAAAAACGGGAATACTTCTGTTTTAAGCGGTGTGCCTAATAGCATGCCTGCTCTTTTAAAGTCGTATCGTATTCAGGAAAAAGCAAGAGCGGTGGGTTTCGATTGGGAAGAACCTACGCAGGTATACGAAAAGGTAAAAGAGGAGTTGAATGAATTTGAAGAAGAAAGGAAAAAAGGGAATACAGTAAATGCAGAAAAAGAATTTGGCGATGTGCTTTTTTCTTTAATCAATTATGCCAGATTTATTGGAATCAATCCGGAGGATGCATTAGAACAAACCAACAAAAAGTTTATTCATCGTTTTAATTATATGGAAGAAAAAGTAAAAGCCAGTGGCAAGCAAATTTCGGATTGCAAGCTGGAAGAACTTGATTTATATTGGAACGAAGCCAAAGAAAAATAA
- a CDS encoding acyloxyacyl hydrolase yields MKKRHQYCLFLLLSSIISFSQNGVTDNHEWFIKPAYNHGFILEHRSNIGHLVKGYPFMAEIAIGSKTMGHKLWHCENNLPDIGVAAFFIDFRNPSQLGYAYALAPFADIPLNTENKKARVIMRLCWGLTYLTKSFDIHSNPKNVAIGSHLNSFVQFKWYWHLQLSKNLRFEPGFSFSHASNARAEVPNLGLNVVTLNAGFNYTIPTNKPKEIRNVDSLCRVLSRNELLIYSAFGYNQREVDGEYLYCGLLSMEYHRNKRNTHKFGGGIDVFIDQNYLADYKQEFNKSATGIENTRIALKFCYSYNIGRVSFPIDVGYYVFHKTKPDGDIVSRIGMKYYSRSGLVFNLGLRTHFAVAYNFEYGLGYRFFLQKKK; encoded by the coding sequence GTGAAAAAAAGGCACCAATATTGTTTATTCTTACTTCTCTCTAGTATAATTTCATTTTCACAAAACGGCGTAACCGATAATCACGAGTGGTTTATTAAACCGGCTTACAATCACGGATTTATTTTAGAACATCGCAGTAATATTGGACATCTGGTTAAAGGTTATCCTTTTATGGCTGAAATAGCAATAGGCAGTAAAACGATGGGACATAAATTATGGCATTGTGAAAATAATCTGCCCGACATTGGAGTTGCCGCTTTTTTTATTGACTTCCGAAACCCATCGCAATTAGGATACGCCTATGCGCTTGCACCTTTTGCGGATATTCCTTTAAATACCGAAAATAAAAAAGCAAGAGTAATTATGCGGCTTTGTTGGGGATTAACCTATTTAACTAAATCGTTTGATATACATTCAAATCCAAAAAACGTAGCTATAGGAAGTCATTTAAATTCCTTTGTGCAATTTAAATGGTATTGGCATTTGCAATTATCCAAAAATTTGCGTTTTGAACCCGGTTTTTCATTTAGTCATGCAAGCAATGCCAGGGCTGAAGTACCAAATCTTGGATTAAATGTGGTAACCCTAAATGCCGGATTTAATTACACCATTCCTACAAATAAACCAAAAGAAATAAGAAATGTAGACTCCTTATGCAGAGTTTTGTCGCGTAACGAACTTTTAATTTACAGCGCTTTTGGTTATAACCAGCGAGAAGTAGATGGTGAATATTTGTATTGCGGTTTACTTTCTATGGAATATCATCGCAACAAAAGAAATACGCATAAATTTGGAGGTGGAATTGATGTTTTTATCGATCAGAATTATTTAGCAGATTATAAACAAGAATTTAATAAGAGCGCAACAGGAATTGAAAACACTCGAATTGCACTTAAATTTTGTTACTCGTATAACATTGGCCGGGTTAGCTTTCCAATTGATGTAGGTTATTATGTTTTTCACAAAACTAAACCTGATGGCGACATTGTAAGCCGAATAGGTATGAAATATTATAGCAGAAGCGGATTGGTTTTTAATTTAGGTTTAAGAACTCACTTTGCTGTAGCTTATAATTTTGAATACGGACTTGGCTATCGATTTTTCTTACAAAAAAAGAAATAA
- a CDS encoding M48 family metallopeptidase: MKFTKVLLCLLLAGVFLYACHKNAVTGKRSMTLIPENELIVMSTAEYAKFLAEHPPLPESNSNVQLVRNCGIRIQKAVEKYHADKGASNDLKSFQWEFNVVDENTINAWCMPGGKVVVYTGILPVTQDEKGLAIVMGHEIAHAIARHGNQRMSQGMLVQFGGAALSIALSQKPQLTQQLFLQAFGVSTGLGVLSHSRKHETEADKMGIIFAAMAGYDPEAAVSFWERMAAGGGQKPPEFLSTHPSDERRINDLKAFMPEAKKYYKPQ; this comes from the coding sequence ATGAAATTCACCAAAGTTCTATTGTGTCTGCTTTTAGCGGGTGTTTTTTTGTATGCCTGCCATAAAAATGCAGTGACCGGAAAGCGTTCAATGACCTTGATTCCCGAGAATGAATTAATTGTTATGAGTACGGCAGAATATGCTAAGTTTTTAGCTGAACATCCTCCGTTGCCGGAAAGTAACAGTAATGTGCAATTAGTGAGAAATTGTGGAATTAGAATTCAAAAAGCAGTGGAAAAATATCATGCAGACAAAGGTGCAAGTAATGATTTAAAGAGTTTTCAGTGGGAATTTAATGTTGTAGACGAAAATACTATTAATGCCTGGTGTATGCCCGGCGGGAAAGTAGTTGTTTACACCGGAATTTTACCCGTTACTCAAGATGAAAAAGGTTTGGCCATAGTGATGGGACATGAAATTGCGCACGCCATTGCTCGTCATGGTAATCAACGCATGAGTCAGGGTATGTTGGTGCAATTTGGAGGAGCAGCATTATCTATTGCGCTTTCACAAAAACCTCAGTTAACCCAGCAATTATTCTTACAAGCTTTTGGCGTTTCTACCGGACTTGGAGTGTTAAGTCATAGTCGTAAACACGAAACCGAAGCAGACAAAATGGGAATTATTTTTGCGGCCATGGCGGGTTACGATCCGGAGGCAGCGGTAAGTTTTTGGGAAAGAATGGCTGCCGGAGGAGGGCAAAAGCCACCTGAGTTTTTAAGTACTCATCCAAGTGATGAAAGAAGAATAAATGATTTGAAAGCTTTTATGCCGGAAGCAAAAAAATATTACAAGCCTCAGTAA
- a CDS encoding glycosyltransferase family 4 protein: MKKVLILTYYWPPSGGAGVQRWLKFVKYLREFNWEPVVYTALNGEIPVIDHSLEKDIPKGITVLKTPIWEPYNFYKKFSGRKKEDKINASFLNENKKAGLAEKISVYIRGNYFIPDARKFWIKPSIQFLSDYLNKNKIDYIISSGPPHSMHLIALGIKEKFPNIKWLADFRDPWTNIDFYEKLMLSKRADRLHHEMELKVLMNADCVLSIGQAMSEEFKEMYLKAGGKNKDKFKVITNGFDEEVSEELKVIPDAKFTMAHIGTLVKDRNPEILWRVLKELISENIEFEKKFELKLVGKVDISVMEDLEKFGLKKYLNKIDYLPHDQVILEQKKSAVLLLLVNNTKNAKGILTGKFFEYMASGRPVLAIGPVNGDLAEIIKETSCGYISNFDDVVSLKKNILELFENRNVPSSNGNIQKYSRKSLTGKLAEVLNNIL; the protein is encoded by the coding sequence TTGAAAAAAGTTTTAATACTTACTTATTATTGGCCTCCATCGGGTGGAGCCGGAGTTCAGCGCTGGCTTAAATTTGTAAAGTATTTGCGTGAGTTTAATTGGGAGCCTGTTGTTTATACCGCTTTGAACGGAGAAATTCCGGTAATCGATCATAGTTTAGAAAAAGATATTCCTAAAGGTATCACCGTACTCAAAACACCAATTTGGGAACCGTATAATTTTTACAAAAAATTCAGTGGCCGTAAAAAAGAAGATAAGATAAACGCATCCTTTTTAAACGAAAATAAAAAGGCGGGTTTAGCTGAAAAAATAAGTGTTTACATTCGTGGAAATTATTTTATTCCCGATGCCCGAAAGTTCTGGATAAAACCCAGCATTCAATTTTTAAGTGATTACCTGAATAAAAATAAAATAGACTATATCATTAGCAGTGGTCCTCCTCACAGTATGCACCTAATTGCTTTAGGGATAAAGGAAAAATTCCCGAATATAAAATGGCTTGCGGATTTCAGAGATCCCTGGACAAATATAGACTTCTATGAAAAATTAATGCTGAGTAAAAGAGCAGATCGTTTGCACCATGAAATGGAATTGAAAGTTTTGATGAATGCGGATTGTGTGTTAAGTATTGGTCAAGCAATGAGCGAAGAGTTTAAGGAGATGTATTTGAAAGCCGGAGGAAAAAACAAGGATAAGTTTAAAGTAATTACCAATGGTTTTGATGAAGAAGTTTCCGAAGAATTGAAAGTTATTCCGGATGCTAAGTTTACAATGGCTCATATCGGAACTTTGGTGAAAGACCGAAATCCGGAAATACTTTGGCGGGTTTTAAAGGAATTAATTTCAGAGAATATTGAATTCGAAAAAAAGTTTGAATTAAAATTAGTGGGTAAGGTGGATATTTCGGTAATGGAGGATTTGGAAAAGTTTGGCTTAAAAAAATATTTAAACAAAATAGATTATTTACCGCACGACCAGGTAATACTTGAACAAAAAAAATCGGCGGTACTTTTATTATTGGTGAACAATACCAAAAATGCCAAAGGAATATTAACCGGTAAATTTTTTGAATATATGGCCTCAGGCCGGCCAGTGTTGGCGATTGGACCCGTTAACGGAGATTTGGCGGAAATAATAAAAGAAACGAGTTGCGGTTATATCAGTAATTTTGATGATGTCGTTTCATTGAAAAAGAATATTTTAGAGCTGTTTGAAAACAGAAATGTGCCTTCCTCCAACGGAAATATTCAAAAATACAGCCGGAAAAGTTTGACTGGGAAACTGGCTGAGGTGTTGAATAATATTTTATAA